One genomic region from Hyalangium ruber encodes:
- a CDS encoding peptide MFS transporter gives MASAEPAEWKGPPSNKTFMGHPVGLFVLFFTEMWERFSYYGMRGLLKLYMVNYLFITARQTLQGKAYDGVGNPDDVIGWSFFKWLLPAVEPSEIQACVANKAKSILADNAGMALETAQNIATQTCSVEPNASLLYGIYTGLVYLTPVFGGLMADKYLGQKKSVYLGAIVMALGQFVLFGADNLFFIGLALLIIGNGFFKPNISTQVGNLYPPGDRRRDGAFTIFYMGINLGAFICNFVCGTLAAVYGWRYGFLAAGIGMCIGLVVQFVGRNTLAPDTLQERKGGAKVEAPKQPLTSDEWKRVWALAGLCGLNIVFWAVYEQQGNTMQTWADENTFWPDWASSTWFQSANPLFIFMFAPLLDIFWSMQNKKGKEPSSVAKMAIGCLILGMSFIVMVIGARVVGDSKGSLFWPVFCTLLLTIGELYLSPIGLSLVTKVAPVRIVSLMMGIWYLSSFFGNLLSGFIGRFYTTMSKDAFFLMLMVLGVAAGVAIALFNKPLKKAMGAQSS, from the coding sequence ATGGCATCTGCCGAGCCCGCGGAGTGGAAGGGACCGCCCTCGAACAAGACGTTCATGGGGCACCCGGTAGGCCTCTTCGTCCTGTTCTTCACCGAGATGTGGGAGCGCTTCTCGTACTACGGGATGCGCGGGCTGCTGAAGCTGTACATGGTGAACTACCTGTTCATCACCGCCCGCCAGACGCTCCAGGGCAAGGCGTATGACGGGGTGGGCAATCCGGACGACGTCATCGGCTGGAGCTTCTTCAAGTGGTTGTTGCCGGCGGTGGAGCCCTCGGAGATCCAGGCCTGCGTCGCGAACAAGGCCAAGAGCATCCTCGCTGACAACGCAGGCATGGCGCTCGAGACCGCGCAGAACATCGCCACCCAGACGTGCAGCGTCGAGCCGAATGCCTCACTGCTCTACGGAATCTACACGGGCCTCGTCTACCTGACCCCCGTGTTCGGCGGCCTTATGGCCGACAAGTACCTGGGCCAGAAGAAGTCGGTCTATCTGGGCGCCATCGTCATGGCGCTGGGGCAGTTCGTCCTCTTCGGCGCCGACAACCTGTTCTTCATCGGCTTGGCGCTGCTCATCATCGGCAACGGTTTCTTCAAGCCCAACATCTCCACGCAGGTGGGCAACCTCTACCCTCCGGGTGATCGCCGCCGCGATGGTGCCTTCACCATCTTCTACATGGGCATCAACCTGGGCGCGTTCATCTGCAACTTCGTTTGCGGCACCCTGGCGGCCGTGTACGGGTGGCGCTACGGCTTCCTCGCCGCGGGCATCGGCATGTGCATCGGCCTGGTGGTGCAGTTCGTCGGCCGCAACACCCTGGCCCCCGACACGCTGCAGGAGCGCAAGGGCGGCGCCAAGGTCGAAGCGCCCAAGCAGCCGCTGACCTCCGATGAGTGGAAGCGCGTCTGGGCACTGGCGGGCCTGTGTGGCCTCAACATCGTCTTCTGGGCGGTCTACGAGCAGCAGGGCAACACGATGCAGACCTGGGCCGACGAGAACACGTTCTGGCCGGACTGGGCCTCCTCGACGTGGTTCCAGTCGGCCAACCCCCTCTTCATCTTCATGTTCGCCCCGCTGCTCGACATCTTCTGGTCAATGCAGAACAAGAAGGGCAAGGAGCCCTCCTCCGTGGCGAAGATGGCCATCGGCTGCCTCATCCTGGGCATGTCCTTCATCGTGATGGTGATCGGCGCCCGCGTGGTGGGCGATAGCAAGGGCAGCTTGTTCTGGCCGGTCTTCTGCACCTTGCTGCTGACGATCGGCGAGCTCTACTTGTCGCCCATCGGCCTGTCGCTGGTGACGAAGGTGGCGCCGGTGCGCATCGTCTCGCTGATGATGGGCATCTGGTACCTGTCGAGCTTCTTCGGCAACCTGCTCTCGGGCTTCATCGGCCGCTTCTACACGACGATGTCGAAGGACGCCTTCTTCCTGATGCTCATGGTGCTCGGCGTGGCCGCCGGTGTCGCCATCGCCCTGTTCAACAAGCCGCTGAAGAAGGCGATGGGCGCGCAGTCGTCCTGA
- a CDS encoding DUF4350 domain-containing protein, with translation MRDRFPLLVVGGLVMTVILGSFLLRGASRGGFADTLSTYRAAQDGARALFVLAEESGLPVTRRAADLQLLDEESTATVLLLAVEVEGSREDDLDETLLASEKDSKLEDEEVPHEGLNALHAAELTKDEREKLLEYVKAGHTLVYVPWGSKENPLLDALQVKLAKADISLQMRTLVPPQPTPYTLGVERVEAKVQAYLTLPNDAVLLLEDAQLERPVAAVVPYGLGKVLVVGAPELAMNQALARADNAQFWLSALNALGPGPYEFSEFHHGFTNERSVVDFARRYGLHFAVAQLLLGVALWAVALKRFGRPRPPPEAVRVGATDALFAMSRLYREGRHHSFAAGLISKGLTQELALYAGLPAHSAPSSVAEGLTARGREDLSQGLRAIARRSEEIASDKELQQLASRAAELRNRIHPTGPQRAPTVTPVEES, from the coding sequence GTGCGTGACCGTTTCCCCCTGCTGGTCGTCGGCGGCCTGGTGATGACCGTCATCCTCGGCAGCTTCCTGCTGCGAGGAGCCTCGCGCGGTGGCTTCGCCGACACCCTCTCCACCTACCGCGCCGCGCAGGACGGGGCACGCGCCCTCTTCGTGCTGGCCGAGGAGAGCGGTCTGCCCGTCACCCGGCGCGCCGCGGACCTGCAGCTCCTCGACGAGGAGTCCACCGCCACGGTGCTCCTGCTGGCGGTGGAGGTAGAGGGCAGCCGCGAGGATGACCTGGACGAGACGCTGCTGGCCTCCGAGAAGGACTCCAAGCTGGAGGACGAGGAGGTGCCGCACGAGGGCCTCAACGCCCTGCACGCCGCCGAGCTGACGAAGGACGAGCGCGAGAAGCTGCTCGAGTACGTGAAGGCGGGGCACACCCTCGTCTACGTCCCCTGGGGCTCGAAGGAGAACCCGCTGCTCGATGCCCTGCAGGTGAAGCTCGCCAAGGCGGACATCTCGCTGCAGATGCGCACGCTGGTGCCGCCGCAGCCCACGCCGTACACCCTGGGCGTGGAGCGCGTGGAGGCCAAGGTGCAGGCCTACCTGACGCTGCCCAACGACGCGGTGCTCTTGCTGGAGGACGCACAGCTCGAGCGCCCGGTGGCGGCGGTGGTTCCCTACGGCCTGGGCAAGGTGCTGGTGGTGGGCGCGCCGGAGCTGGCGATGAACCAGGCGCTGGCGCGCGCCGACAACGCGCAGTTCTGGCTGAGCGCCCTGAACGCCCTGGGCCCCGGCCCCTACGAGTTCAGCGAGTTCCACCACGGCTTCACCAACGAGCGCTCGGTGGTGGACTTCGCGCGGCGCTATGGCCTGCACTTCGCCGTGGCGCAGCTGCTGCTGGGCGTGGCCCTGTGGGCCGTGGCGCTCAAGCGCTTCGGCCGCCCACGCCCGCCCCCCGAAGCAGTGCGCGTGGGCGCCACCGATGCCCTGTTCGCCATGAGCCGCCTCTACCGCGAGGGCCGCCACCACTCCTTCGCCGCCGGCCTCATCTCCAAGGGGCTCACGCAGGAGCTGGCCCTGTACGCCGGCCTGCCCGCGCACTCGGCGCCCTCCTCCGTCGCCGAGGGGCTCACCGCGCGGGGCCGGGAGGATCTCTCCCAGGGCCTGCGCGCCATCGCTCGGCGCTCCGAGGAGATCGCCAGCGACAAGGAACTCCAGCAGCTGGCCTCCCGCGCCGCCGAGCTGCGCAACCGCATCCATCCCACCGGGCCCCAGCGCGCGCCCACCGTCACCCCCGTCGAGGAGTCATGA
- a CDS encoding lamin tail domain-containing protein, whose product MRSPRPSLVPLICCLALLPTLALAQNLRFTTIDIGQGDSAVLVAPSGCAVLFDGGPTGSGRTIKTYLKSIGVTRLQMVFVSHMHADHMGGIDEVDVGTDAVPIDAVYDHGGTYDSGAYDEYVAHFGARRQTASLGQTFSLCNEVTLKVVNSGSTHSDENSKSVAVKISYGSFDALVGGDLTGISPDIEAVLAPRVGEVELYKVHHHGSKYSSNAPFLAALLPTVSFISVGIGNTYGHPTPECLARLADVGSAVWMTEDPSINQKLGHIALTSADGSSFTVSQGSVSTTYPSKTPDTQAPTAPGSLVASAASFSEIDLSWSASTDNKGVTGYRVYRSDNGSSFSQAGTSSTLGFADLGLSSNTPYWYQVSALDEAGNESPVSNTASATTPAEPGLHLTLTSPNGGEIWKGGSRQNITWSSSSVSNVKIEYTLFNSGPWTVIASSVAASTGSYTWTLPNTDSARVRIRVSDAQNGIPVDTSDNVFTLTASRPSQVIINEILANEPGSSTGSEFIELVNAGGVTVDLAGWTLWDGAAARHTFPTGTLLAPGKALVVFASSTAIPSGMTNAMGASTGVLSLNNTGDTVSLRTGAKNLLVDSYTYTGAQASVDGVSINRNPDASATGAFVLHTTLSPRSSSPGARTSGAAF is encoded by the coding sequence ATGCGTTCACCGCGGCCATCCCTGGTCCCCTTGATCTGTTGTCTGGCCCTCCTTCCCACGCTGGCGCTGGCGCAGAACCTGCGCTTCACCACGATCGACATCGGCCAGGGGGACTCAGCGGTGCTCGTGGCCCCTAGCGGCTGCGCCGTGCTGTTCGACGGTGGCCCCACCGGCTCGGGGAGGACGATCAAGACCTACCTCAAGTCGATCGGCGTCACCCGCCTCCAGATGGTCTTCGTCTCGCACATGCATGCCGACCACATGGGCGGCATCGATGAGGTGGACGTGGGCACGGACGCGGTGCCCATCGACGCCGTGTACGACCACGGCGGCACCTACGACTCCGGCGCCTATGACGAGTACGTCGCCCACTTCGGGGCCCGGCGCCAAACCGCCAGCCTGGGACAGACCTTCTCGCTCTGTAACGAAGTGACGCTGAAGGTCGTCAACTCGGGCAGCACCCACAGCGATGAGAACTCCAAGTCGGTGGCGGTGAAGATCTCCTATGGCTCCTTCGATGCGCTGGTGGGCGGGGACCTCACGGGCATCTCGCCCGATATCGAGGCGGTGCTGGCTCCCCGGGTGGGGGAAGTCGAGCTCTACAAGGTCCATCACCACGGCTCGAAGTACTCCTCCAACGCCCCCTTCCTCGCCGCCCTGCTGCCCACCGTCTCCTTCATCTCCGTGGGCATCGGCAACACCTACGGGCACCCCACCCCGGAGTGCCTGGCCCGGCTCGCTGATGTGGGCTCGGCCGTGTGGATGACCGAGGATCCCTCCATCAACCAGAAGCTGGGCCACATCGCGCTGACCAGCGCGGACGGCAGCAGCTTCACCGTGTCGCAGGGCAGCGTCTCCACCACCTATCCCTCCAAGACCCCCGACACCCAGGCCCCCACCGCGCCGGGCTCACTGGTGGCGAGCGCCGCCTCCTTCTCCGAGATCGATCTGTCCTGGAGCGCCTCCACCGACAACAAGGGTGTGACGGGCTACCGGGTCTATCGCAGTGACAACGGGAGCAGCTTCTCTCAGGCCGGTACCTCCAGCACCCTGGGCTTCGCCGACCTGGGGCTCTCCAGCAACACCCCCTACTGGTACCAGGTGTCCGCACTCGACGAGGCGGGCAACGAGTCCCCCGTCAGCAACACCGCCTCGGCCACCACTCCCGCCGAGCCCGGCCTCCACCTCACCCTCACCTCGCCCAATGGCGGAGAGATCTGGAAGGGCGGCAGCCGCCAGAACATCACCTGGAGCTCGAGCAGCGTGTCCAACGTGAAGATCGAGTACACGCTCTTCAACAGCGGCCCCTGGACCGTCATCGCCAGCAGCGTGGCCGCCTCCACGGGCAGCTACACGTGGACGCTGCCCAACACCGACTCCGCCCGGGTGCGCATCCGGGTCTCGGATGCCCAGAACGGCATTCCGGTGGATACCAGCGACAACGTCTTCACCCTCACCGCCTCCCGCCCGAGCCAGGTCATCATCAACGAAATCCTCGCCAACGAGCCGGGCTCCAGCACGGGCAGTGAGTTCATCGAGCTGGTGAACGCGGGCGGAGTCACCGTGGACCTCGCCGGCTGGACGCTCTGGGACGGAGCAGCGGCGCGGCACACCTTCCCCACCGGCACCCTCCTGGCACCCGGCAAGGCCCTGGTGGTGTTCGCCAGCAGCACGGCCATCCCCAGCGGCATGACCAACGCCATGGGCGCCTCCACCGGCGTGCTCTCGCTGAACAACACCGGTGACACCGTGTCTCTGCGCACCGGCGCGAAGAATCTCCTCGTCGACTCGTACACCTACACCGGCGCTCAGGCCTCCGTCGACGGCGTGTCGATCAACCGCAACCCCGACGCGTCGGCCACCGGCGCCTTCGTCCTCCACACCACCCTGTCGCCGCGCAGCAGCTCGCCCGGCGCGCGCACCAGCGGCGCCGCGTTCTGA
- a CDS encoding stage II sporulation protein M → MEVAEFIESRRPRWEKLENLLDKAEAGGLRALSLEEARSLGKMYRAVSSDLLWVRSRSGSADVSAYLNDLVGRAYAITYPGKRPRMADVWGFVARGFPALMRREWRMYIASLLMFMAGTGFGYLGMVMDPDAAHYLVPEEHLKLDPVERAQDEAAGDGMSVGQQANFSAFLFTHNIQVAFLAFALGITVGIGTALMLFVNGLFLGALAQVYTAKGMAGWFWAWILPHGIPEITAICIAGAAGLVIARGMAAPKGLPRGMALRQEAVTAVKLLFGTLALFVLAGFIEGTVSQIHPPKLSVAFKVSFALAVGTGVYAYLCSDFLRARREEAAVAATALRAP, encoded by the coding sequence ATGGAAGTGGCCGAGTTCATCGAGTCGCGGCGCCCCCGGTGGGAGAAGCTGGAGAACCTGCTCGACAAGGCCGAGGCCGGAGGCCTGCGGGCGCTCAGCCTGGAGGAGGCTCGCTCGCTCGGGAAGATGTACCGGGCCGTCTCCAGCGATTTACTCTGGGTGCGCTCGCGCAGCGGCTCGGCGGACGTGAGCGCCTACCTCAATGACTTGGTCGGCCGCGCCTACGCGATCACCTACCCAGGCAAGCGGCCTCGCATGGCGGACGTGTGGGGCTTCGTGGCGCGCGGCTTCCCGGCGCTGATGCGGCGCGAGTGGCGCATGTACATCGCCTCGCTGCTGATGTTCATGGCCGGCACCGGCTTCGGCTACCTGGGCATGGTGATGGACCCGGACGCCGCGCACTACCTGGTGCCCGAGGAGCACCTGAAGCTCGACCCCGTCGAGCGCGCCCAGGACGAGGCGGCGGGCGATGGCATGTCCGTGGGCCAGCAGGCGAACTTCTCCGCGTTCCTGTTCACCCACAACATCCAGGTGGCCTTCCTGGCGTTCGCGCTGGGCATCACCGTGGGCATCGGCACCGCGTTGATGCTGTTCGTCAACGGGCTGTTCCTGGGCGCGCTGGCCCAGGTCTACACCGCCAAGGGAATGGCCGGCTGGTTCTGGGCGTGGATCCTCCCGCACGGCATTCCGGAGATCACCGCCATCTGCATCGCGGGCGCGGCGGGGCTGGTGATCGCCCGAGGCATGGCGGCGCCCAAGGGGCTGCCCCGGGGCATGGCGCTGCGGCAGGAGGCGGTGACGGCGGTGAAGCTGCTGTTCGGCACGCTGGCGCTGTTCGTGCTCGCCGGCTTCATCGAGGGCACCGTGTCGCAGATCCACCCGCCCAAGCTGTCGGTGGCCTTCAAGGTGTCCTTCGCCCTGGCGGTGGGCACGGGCGTCTACGCGTACCTGTGCTCGGACTTCCTGCGCGCGCGGCGCGAGGAGGCGGCGGTAGCGGCTACAGCACTCCGCGCGCCTTGA
- a CDS encoding DUF58 domain-containing protein, whose product MIPTTRLWALLATLAIPMMVAGFKPGLGGLVLALDVLVVGLAAVDFALARRVRLEVHRLLPQKLSVGAPNRVELQLLHRSNQAVKVRVKDDVPEAFTASPEEAPLTLAPQSETRWVYRVTPSKRGKFSFGDIHVRVRGPLGLVFQERTFPAQENAAVFPDLRGATRLLLSGAALDLVNLGLRQLRRDGRGSEFARLRDYAQGDSVRDVDWKATARRSKPVTRVMESERSQSILICVDAGRSMAAQVDGLTKLDHAVNAALFLAFVAVRNGDRVGLAVFADGVKAYLPPEAGRGQYRKIIDTLYSATPSLTYVDYLALFKELNIRLNRRSLLCVFTDFLDEEQASTMIDPLRRLARRHVPLCLSVKDTALLGLLRKPPPGPEEAFQQAVASELLSDRETLKARVSMGGVQMIDVLPDELSLAAVNRYLDIKARGVL is encoded by the coding sequence GTGATTCCCACCACGCGCCTGTGGGCGTTGCTCGCCACACTGGCCATTCCAATGATGGTGGCGGGCTTCAAGCCCGGGCTCGGCGGCCTGGTGCTGGCGCTGGACGTGCTGGTGGTGGGGCTGGCCGCGGTGGACTTCGCGCTGGCGCGCCGGGTGCGGCTGGAGGTGCATCGGCTCCTGCCCCAGAAGCTCTCGGTGGGCGCGCCCAACCGGGTGGAGCTGCAGCTGCTGCACCGCTCCAACCAGGCCGTGAAGGTGCGCGTGAAGGATGACGTGCCGGAGGCCTTCACCGCCTCGCCGGAGGAGGCCCCGCTCACCCTCGCGCCGCAGAGTGAGACGCGCTGGGTGTACCGGGTGACGCCCTCCAAGCGGGGCAAGTTCAGCTTCGGCGATATCCACGTGCGGGTGCGAGGCCCGCTGGGGCTCGTGTTCCAGGAGCGCACCTTCCCCGCCCAGGAGAACGCGGCGGTGTTCCCGGACCTGCGCGGCGCCACCCGGCTGCTGCTGTCCGGCGCGGCGTTGGACCTGGTGAACCTGGGCCTGCGGCAGCTTCGCCGGGACGGACGGGGCAGCGAGTTCGCCCGCCTGCGCGACTACGCCCAGGGCGACTCGGTGCGCGACGTCGACTGGAAGGCCACCGCCCGCCGCAGCAAGCCCGTCACCCGGGTGATGGAGTCCGAGCGCTCCCAGTCCATCCTTATATGTGTCGATGCGGGCCGCTCCATGGCCGCGCAGGTGGACGGGCTGACCAAGCTGGACCACGCGGTGAACGCGGCGCTCTTCCTGGCCTTCGTCGCCGTGCGCAACGGGGACCGGGTGGGCCTAGCCGTGTTCGCCGATGGGGTGAAGGCGTACCTGCCCCCGGAGGCCGGGCGCGGGCAGTACCGGAAGATCATCGACACGCTCTACTCGGCCACCCCGAGCCTCACCTACGTGGACTACCTGGCGCTCTTCAAGGAGCTGAACATCCGGCTGAACCGGCGCAGCCTCCTGTGCGTCTTCACGGACTTCCTGGACGAGGAGCAGGCCTCCACGATGATCGACCCGCTGCGGCGGCTGGCGCGTCGCCACGTGCCGCTGTGCCTGTCGGTGAAGGACACGGCGCTGCTGGGCCTGCTGCGCAAGCCGCCGCCCGGCCCGGAGGAGGCCTTCCAGCAGGCGGTGGCCTCCGAGCTGCTCTCGGACCGCGAGACGCTCAAGGCCCGGGTGAGCATGGGCGGGGTGCAGATGATCGACGTGCTGCCCGACGAGCTGAGCCTGGCCGCCGTGAACCGCTACCTCGACATCAAGGCGCGCGGAGTGCTGTAG
- a CDS encoding mersacidin/lichenicidin family type 2 lantibiotic, with protein MNKERIVQAWRNPEYRASLSAEERALLPESPAGAPLTELGESELSDITGGVTPCGDTRTKGPLACTLNSCGIVACVPPSYRICVE; from the coding sequence ATGAACAAGGAACGCATCGTCCAAGCGTGGCGCAACCCTGAGTACCGCGCGAGCCTCTCCGCCGAGGAGCGCGCCCTGCTACCGGAGAGTCCCGCCGGAGCCCCCCTGACCGAGCTCGGCGAGTCGGAGCTGAGCGACATCACGGGCGGAGTAACCCCCTGTGGAGATACCCGGACCAAGGGGCCCCTGGCCTGTACGCTCAACTCGTGCGGCATCGTCGCGTGCGTGCCCCCGAGCTACCGCATCTGTGTGGAGTAG
- a CDS encoding DUF4129 domain-containing protein translates to MAVSALELRPRGAVAILDAALRLCSRNTGVWALTLPAGALVTGALFHLIDAVTHHRALGLPTLWLTLAWFARGIFQGAASHYTQELLLGQKEPNALVSLRTALARAPSLIIAVGYLFFFNLFTLSLSLGLSFFLLSAHVVGYAVMVQGRGSPMKLYGLCSRLLGPARATAVGVRMMLLVQVLTFFNLHIATNFFFWLARKLLAIDFTFAERFTSIDNPSWLLFLAAVTFTLFEPIKAASSTLLLVDGRVRQEGLDLLAAVQQLPNRSTGRAAARSAALVLLCVLFGGTAARAQEAEVVPPSVLQQRLRDVASDCEYSEEELSDALESTQHLGPAEQEKLGRMVRTVERQAYDNEDCEQATQTLRQGLSLASQTARLEQAQADSKASAARAKEILSRPEFAVDPARPEKAQEEETPRQPPGWWKRFMDWLEELFKRERERPPPPARDPLPVSGASAANALVVIVIGVVLAVLAAVLLRALGKREQDEGAQLEVSTLQSSALSQDPLSALSRPPEGWAHLADELAARGEYREAVRSLYLALLSRLHRDGAILYDSTLSNWDYLRNFKGRRDWLPPFRELTRRFDFAWYGNLPVGADGYRDFRALTQPMLSAPAPQEAAGA, encoded by the coding sequence ATGGCCGTCTCCGCGCTCGAGCTCCGCCCCCGAGGCGCCGTCGCCATCCTGGATGCCGCCCTGCGGCTGTGCTCGCGCAACACGGGCGTGTGGGCGCTCACCCTGCCCGCGGGAGCCCTGGTCACCGGCGCCCTCTTCCACCTGATCGACGCGGTGACGCACCACCGGGCCTTGGGACTGCCCACCCTCTGGCTCACCCTGGCGTGGTTCGCCCGAGGCATCTTCCAGGGCGCCGCCAGCCACTACACGCAGGAGCTGCTGCTGGGCCAGAAGGAGCCCAACGCCCTGGTCAGCCTGCGCACCGCCCTGGCCCGCGCCCCCAGCCTCATCATCGCCGTGGGCTACCTCTTCTTCTTCAACCTCTTCACCCTCAGCCTCTCGCTGGGCCTGTCCTTCTTCCTGCTCTCCGCGCACGTCGTCGGCTACGCGGTGATGGTGCAGGGCCGGGGCAGCCCCATGAAGCTGTATGGGCTGTGCTCGCGGCTGCTCGGGCCGGCGCGCGCCACCGCCGTCGGCGTGCGGATGATGCTGCTGGTGCAGGTGCTCACCTTCTTCAACCTGCACATCGCCACCAACTTCTTCTTCTGGCTCGCCCGGAAGCTGCTCGCCATCGACTTCACCTTCGCCGAGCGCTTCACCTCCATCGACAACCCCTCCTGGCTGCTGTTCCTGGCCGCGGTCACCTTCACCCTCTTCGAGCCCATCAAGGCGGCCTCCTCCACCCTGCTGCTGGTGGATGGGCGGGTGCGCCAGGAGGGGCTGGATCTGCTCGCCGCCGTTCAGCAGCTGCCCAACCGGAGCACGGGGCGCGCGGCGGCCCGGAGCGCGGCGCTCGTGCTGCTGTGCGTCCTGTTTGGCGGTACGGCGGCGCGGGCGCAGGAGGCCGAGGTGGTGCCTCCCTCGGTGTTGCAGCAGCGGCTGCGGGATGTGGCCTCCGACTGTGAGTACAGCGAGGAGGAGCTGAGCGACGCACTGGAGTCCACCCAGCACCTCGGCCCGGCCGAGCAGGAGAAGCTGGGGCGGATGGTCCGCACCGTCGAGCGCCAGGCTTACGACAACGAGGACTGCGAGCAGGCCACCCAGACGCTGCGGCAGGGCCTGTCGCTCGCGTCGCAGACGGCGCGGCTGGAGCAGGCCCAGGCGGACTCCAAGGCCTCCGCCGCACGAGCCAAGGAGATCCTCTCACGGCCGGAGTTCGCGGTGGACCCCGCCCGGCCGGAGAAGGCCCAGGAGGAAGAGACGCCCCGGCAGCCCCCCGGCTGGTGGAAGCGCTTCATGGATTGGCTGGAGGAGCTCTTCAAGCGCGAGCGGGAGAGGCCTCCGCCGCCCGCTCGGGATCCCCTGCCGGTGAGCGGCGCGAGCGCGGCCAACGCGCTGGTGGTCATCGTCATCGGCGTGGTGCTGGCGGTGCTGGCCGCCGTGCTGCTGCGCGCCCTGGGCAAGCGGGAGCAGGACGAGGGCGCCCAGCTGGAGGTGAGCACGCTGCAGTCCTCCGCGCTCTCTCAGGATCCGCTGAGCGCCCTGTCGCGCCCTCCCGAGGGCTGGGCCCACCTGGCCGACGAGCTGGCCGCCCGGGGCGAGTACCGCGAGGCGGTGCGCAGCCTCTACCTGGCGCTGCTATCGCGGCTGCACCGCGATGGCGCCATCCTCTATGACTCGACGCTGAGCAACTGGGACTACCTGCGCAACTTCAAGGGCCGCCGCGACTGGCTGCCCCCCTTCCGGGAGCTGACGCGCCGCTTCGACTTCGCCTGGTACGGCAACCTGCCCGTGGGCGCCGACGGCTACCGCGACTTCCGCGCCCTCACCCAGCCCATGCTCTCGGCGCCCGCGCCCCAGGAGGCCGCCGGTGCGTGA
- a CDS encoding AAA family ATPase, with protein sequence MNAPPVPAPSFAMTGQGNAVQAANTIREGVLNEVRKAVVGQDEALELMLCGLIAGGHVLLEGVPGVAKTLMAKALARSVSADFKRIQFTPDLMPSDILGTSVFDLKTQSFVLVRGPIFTDLLLADEINRAPAKTQSALLEAMQERSVSLEGRHIVLSPLFTVFATQNPVESEGTYPLPEAQLDRFLFKIEVGYPAPEEEDAILASVHRGFDAGDLARAGVGAAVAKDGLMSARAALNEVTVEPPVLGYIRKLVSATRTSTRIRLGAGPRAGVHLLLAAKALAALRGRNFVTPDDIRFLAGPVLKHRLLLSPDAELDGATPGDVLREVVQSVEVPR encoded by the coding sequence ATGAACGCCCCCCCCGTCCCCGCCCCTTCCTTCGCCATGACCGGCCAAGGCAACGCAGTGCAGGCCGCCAACACCATCCGCGAGGGCGTGCTGAACGAGGTGCGCAAGGCCGTCGTCGGCCAGGATGAGGCGCTGGAGCTGATGCTCTGCGGCCTCATCGCCGGCGGCCACGTGCTGCTGGAGGGCGTGCCCGGCGTGGCCAAGACGCTGATGGCCAAGGCGCTGGCGCGCAGCGTGAGCGCGGACTTCAAGCGCATCCAGTTCACCCCGGACCTGATGCCCTCGGACATCCTGGGCACCAGCGTGTTCGACCTGAAGACACAGTCGTTCGTGCTGGTGCGCGGCCCCATCTTCACGGACCTGCTGCTGGCCGATGAGATCAACCGCGCCCCGGCCAAGACGCAGTCGGCGCTGCTGGAGGCGATGCAGGAGCGCAGCGTGTCGCTGGAGGGCCGCCACATCGTCCTCTCGCCGCTGTTCACGGTGTTCGCCACGCAGAACCCGGTGGAGTCCGAGGGCACCTACCCGCTGCCCGAGGCGCAGCTGGACCGCTTCCTCTTCAAGATCGAGGTGGGCTACCCCGCCCCCGAGGAGGAGGACGCCATCCTCGCCTCGGTGCACCGGGGCTTCGACGCGGGAGACCTGGCGCGCGCCGGCGTGGGCGCGGCGGTGGCGAAGGACGGGCTGATGAGCGCGCGAGCAGCCCTCAATGAGGTGACGGTGGAGCCGCCGGTGCTCGGCTACATCCGCAAGCTGGTGTCGGCCACGCGCACCTCCACGCGCATCCGTCTGGGTGCGGGCCCGCGCGCGGGCGTCCACCTGCTGCTGGCGGCCAAGGCGCTGGCGGCGCTGCGGGGCCGTAACTTCGTCACGCCGGATGACATCCGCTTCCTGGCGGGCCCCGTGCTCAAGCACCGGCTGCTGCTGTCGCCGGACGCGGAGCTGGACGGCGCCACCCCGGGGGACGTGCTGCGGGAGGTGGTGCAATCCGTCGAGGTTCCTCGGTGA